One window from the genome of Salvelinus fontinalis isolate EN_2023a chromosome 3, ASM2944872v1, whole genome shotgun sequence encodes:
- the LOC129851078 gene encoding MYND-type zinc finger-containing chromatin reader ZMYND8-like isoform X3 — MHPQSLAEEEVTTESDAVEGMEISTRSKVSDPGSVERAAQKRKVPSPPHSSNGHSPAETSPSPVKKKKKPGAVSSSKDQSELRHGPFYYVKQPALTTDPVDVVPQDGRNDFYCWLCHREGQVLCCELCPRVYHAKCLKLPAEPEGDWFCPECEKITVAECIETQSKAMTMLTIDQLSYLLKFSLQKMKQPGTEPFQKPVSLEQHPDYAEYIFHAMDLGTLEKNTKKKMYGCTEAFLADVKWILHNCIIYNGGNHKLTATAKVIVKICEHEMNEIEVCPECYLSACQKRDNWFCEPCSNPHPLVWAKLKGFPFWPAKALRDKDGQVDARFFGQHDRAWVPLNNCYLMSREIPFSVKKTKSIFNSAMQEMEVYVENMRKKFGVFNYAPFRTPYTPDNQYQMLLDPANPSSGSARPEKQEKIKFNFDMTASPKMPLARSMLSDGGGGMGGVGGSTARRISLTDMPRSPMSTNSSAHTGSDGELDTPDKGPARAPVSHYSAGEESMDCTASPASTRPGPASGANDSPKPFLSQGPALVPKQEKATLTGSILNLNLDRSKAEMDLKELSETVQQQQQGAPPVLTSPKRQIRSRFQLNLDKTIESCKAQLGIDEISEDVYKGVEHSDSEDSDKSDSSDSDASDEEQKPKAGKHTKANDKGEKDSSKRGSKDPLPPSLNEVKTKGPATATVTMGDVGAPSTLSESSSKENQGVHSDKDLPEEAKAAPVSPASREKPQVKQEARQPSVVDDSDSERELVIDLGEDQGGRDRKKSRKDSRATKNPPANKTEGKALSSSLTPSQNNTAHFLTPSMKDSSHSPLAIPLNMVSFTTASSTTIAPTTLPNATLPMAPITSSSATTAVKKQRPLLPRETVPVVQRAVVWNPTNRFQTSSQKWHMQKVQRQQQNQQPDTPQLQAASPGQPQTMPQTPASATSSLPQQPSQSTRYQTRQSVKAVQQKDPPLSTSTSSVTLVTSTPPSVAMMAAPGLGSGPSTPSSMAGDFQIPTASADVAADIAKYTNKIMDTIKGTVTELYTDLSKNTSGNTLAEIRRLRIEIEKLQWLHQQELSEMKHNLELTMAEMRQSLEQERERLMAEVKKQMEVEKQQAVDETKKKQWCANCKKEAIFYCCWNTSYCDYPCQQAHWPEHMKSCTQSATASQQEPESGSTADGPNKASGQSSGQTSPRGTTSAPTDKDSNVEKSKDNVTVSLS; from the exons TTTGGCTGAGGAGGAGGTGACGACTGAGTCGGATGCAGTAGAGGGGATGGAGATATCTACACGATCCAAAG TTTCGGACCCAGGGTCAGTGGAGCGGGCGGCCCAGAAACGCAAGGTGCCCAGCCCCCCTCACTCGTCTAATGGTCACTCCCCGGCTGAGACTTCCCCCAGTCCggtcaaaaagaagaagaaaccagGAGCGGTCAGCAGCAGTAAAGACCAG TCAGAACTAAGACATGGTCCCTTTTACTATGTGAAGCAGCCAGCACTCACCACAGACCCTGTTGATGTTGTGCCGCAGGACGGCAGAAATGACTTCTACTGCTGGCTGTGCCACCGCGAGGGTCAGGTGCTCTGCTGTGAGCTCTGCCCGAGGGTGTACCACGCCAAGTGCCTCAAACTACCCGCAGAGCCCGAGGGTGACTGGTTCTGCCCTGAATGTGAG AAAATAACAGTTGCAGAGTGCATAGAGACTCAGAGTAAAGCAATGACGATGCTAACAATAGACCAGCTGTCTTACCTGCTAAAGTTTTCACTCCAGAAGATGAAACAGCCAGGT ACGGAACCCTTCCAGAAGCCAGTATCTCTGGAACAGCATCCAGACTACGCAGAGTATATATTTCACGCCATGGATCTCGGTACATTGGAGAAG AATACAAAAAAGAAAATGTATGGCTGCACTGAAGCTTTCTTGGCAGATGTGAAATGGATTTTACACAACTGCATAATTTATAATGGAG GCAATCATAAGCTTACTGCCACAGCTAAAGTCATAGTGAAAATCTGTGAACATGAG ATGAATGAGATTGAGGTCTGTCCGGAGTGCTATCTGTCAGCTTGCCAAAAGAGAGACAACTGGTTCTGTGAGCCATGC AGTAATCCTCACCCTCTCGTGTGGGCCAAGCTGAAGGGGTTTCCATTCTGGCCTGCCAAAGCACTGCGGGACAAAGACGGGCAGGTGGATGCTCGTTTTTTCGGGCAGCACGACAG GGCGTGGGTCCCCTTAAACAACTGCTACCTCATGTCCAGGGAGATTCCCTTTTCTGTGAAGAAGACTAAGAGCATCTTCAACAGTGCCATGCAGGAGATGGAGGTCTACGTGGAGAACATGAGGAAGAAGTTTGGAGTGTTCAACTATGCCCCCTTCCGGACACCCTACACCCCTGATAACCAGTACCAAATGCTGCTGGATCCTGCCAACCCCTCGTCCGGCTCGGCCCGGCCCGAGAAGCAGGAGAAGATCAAGTTCAACTTTGACATGACTGCATCTCCCAAGATGCCCTTGGCCAGGAGCATGCTGTCTGACGGGGGCGGGGGCATGGGCGGGGTTGGAGGGAGTACAGCCCGGAGGATCTCCCTGACAGATATGCCCCGCTCACCCATGAGCACCAACTCTTCTGCTCACACAGGCTCTGATGGAGAGCTGGATACACCAGACAAGGGCCCGGCTAGAGCCCCAGTCAGCCACTACAGTGCTGGGGAGGAGTCCATGGACTGCACAG CATCACCTGCTTCCACTCGACCTGGTCCTGCCTCTGGTGCCAATGACAGCCCTAAACCGTTCCTCTCCCAGGGTCCTGCTCTAGTCCCCAAGCAGGAGAAAGCAACTCTCACAGGGAGCATCCTTAACCTCAACCTGG ACCGTAGCAAAGCCGAGATGGACCTAAAGGAGTTGAGTGAGACTGTACAGCAGCAACAACAGGGGGCCCCACCAGTCCTCACCTCGCCCAAGAGACAGATCAGGAGCCGCTTCCAGCTCAACCTGGACAAAACCATTGAGAGCTGCAAGGCCCAGCTGG GAATAGATGAGATCTCTGAGGATGTGTATAAGGGAGTAGAACACAGCGACTCAGAGGACTCTGATAAATCAGATTCGAGTGACAGTGATGCCAGCGACGAGGAACAGAAACCTAAGGCAGGCAAACACACAAAGGCCAATGACAAGGGCGAGAAGGACTCTTCCAAGAGGGGATCCAAAGACCCCCTGCCCCCCAGCCTAAATGAGGTCAAAACAAAGGGGCCAGCAACTGCCACGGTAACCATGGGGGATGTGGGGGCACCATCTACTCTCTCTGAATCCTCATCTAAAGAGAATCAGGGTGTACACTCGGACAAAGACCTCCCAGAGGAAGCAAAAGCAGCCCCAGTATCCCCGGCATCCAGAGAGAAGCCCCAGGTGAAGCAGGAGGCTAGGCAGCCCTCTGTGGTGGACGACTCCGACTCTGAGAGGGAACTGGTGATTGACCTGGGGGAGGACCAGGGTGGCAGAGACCGGAAGAAGAGTAGGAAAGATTCACGCGCCACCAAAAATCCACCAGCCAATAAGACAGAGG GTAAAGCCCTGTCAAGTTCCCTTACTCCATCTCAAAACAACACAGCCCATTTCTTAACCCCCAGTATGAAAGATTCATCACATTCTCCACTAGCCATCCCTCTAAACATGGTGTCCTTCACTACTGCTTCTTCCACCACCATcgcccccaccacactccccaaTGCCACACTACCGATGGCCCCCATCACATCCTCCTCTGCCACCACAGCAGTGAAGAAACAGCGCCCTCTGCTGCCCAGGGAGACTGTCCCGGTGGTGCAGCGGGCGGTGGTGTGGAACCCCACCAACAGGTTCCAGACTTCCTCCCAGAAGTGGCACATGCAGAAGGTGCAGCGGCAGCAACAAAATCAGCAGCCAGATACGCCTCAGCTGCAGGCAGCATCACCAGGCCAGCCACAGACAATGCCGCAAACGCCAGCATCTGCAACATCTTCATTGCCACAGCAACCTTCCCAAAGCACGCGGTACCAGACCAGGCAATCTGTCAAAG CTGTCCAGCAGAAAGACCCACCACTCAGTACGTCCACGTCGTCTGTTACCCTGGTGACCAGTACCCCACCCTCTGTGGCCATGATGGCAGCCCCTGGATTAGGTAGTGGCCCCTCCACCCCATCCTCCATGGCAGGGGACTTCCAGATCCCCACCGCATCAGCAGACGTAGCAGCTGACATTGCAAAGTACACTAATAAA ATAATGGATACAATCAAAGGGACTGTGACTGAGCTGTATACAGACCTTTCCAAAAACACTTCAGGGAACACATTAGCAGAG ATTAGACGATTGAGAATTGAAATAGAAAAACTGCAGTGGCTTCATCAACAGGAGCTGTCAGAAATGAAGCACAATCTAG agTTAACCATGGCGGAGATGAGGCAAAGTCTGGAGCAGGAGAGGGAGCGACTGATGGCGGAGGTGAAGAAGCAGATGGAGGTGGAGAAACAACAGGCGGTAGACGAGACCAAGAAGAAGCAGTGGTGTGCCAACTGCAAGAAGGAGGCCATATTCTACTGCTGCTGGAACACCAGCTACTGTGACTATCCCTGCCAGCAAGCCCACTGGCCAGAACACATGAAGTCCTGCACACAATCAG CGACAGCCTCACAGCAAGAGCCTGAGTCGGGGTCCACGGCAGACGGCCCAAAC
- the LOC129851078 gene encoding MYND-type zinc finger-containing chromatin reader ZMYND8-like isoform X2: MEISTRSKVSDPGSVERAAQKRKVPSPPHSSNGHSPAETSPSPVKKKKKPGAVSSSKDQSELRHGPFYYVKQPALTTDPVDVVPQDGRNDFYCWLCHREGQVLCCELCPRVYHAKCLKLPAEPEGDWFCPECEKITVAECIETQSKAMTMLTIDQLSYLLKFSLQKMKQPGDQPRSSSHSPHAGATQRKAFNWTEPFQKPVSLEQHPDYAEYIFHAMDLGTLEKNTKKKMYGCTEAFLADVKWILHNCIIYNGGNHKLTATAKVIVKICEHEMNEIEVCPECYLSACQKRDNWFCEPCSNPHPLVWAKLKGFPFWPAKALRDKDGQVDARFFGQHDRAWVPLNNCYLMSREIPFSVKKTKSIFNSAMQEMEVYVENMRKKFGVFNYAPFRTPYTPDNQYQMLLDPANPSSGSARPEKQEKIKFNFDMTASPKMPLARSMLSDGGGGMGGVGGSTARRISLTDMPRSPMSTNSSAHTGSDGELDTPDKGPARAPVSHYSAGEESMDCTASPASTRPGPASGANDSPKPFLSQGPALVPKQEKATLTGSILNLNLDRSKAEMDLKELSETVQQQQQGAPPVLTSPKRQIRSRFQLNLDKTIESCKAQLGIDEISEDVYKGVEHSDSEDSDKSDSSDSDASDEEQKPKAGKHTKANDKGEKDSSKRGSKDPLPPSLNEVKTKGPATATVTMGDVGAPSTLSESSSKENQGVHSDKDLPEEAKAAPVSPASREKPQVKQEARQPSVVDDSDSERELVIDLGEDQGGRDRKKSRKDSRATKNPPANKTEGKALSSSLTPSQNNTAHFLTPSMKDSSHSPLAIPLNMVSFTTASSTTIAPTTLPNATLPMAPITSSSATTAVKKQRPLLPRETVPVVQRAVVWNPTNRFQTSSQKWHMQKVQRQQQNQQPDTPQLQAASPGQPQTMPQTPASATSSLPQQPSQSTRYQTRQSVKAVQQKDPPLSTSTSSVTLVTSTPPSVAMMAAPGLGSGPSTPSSMAGDFQIPTASADVAADIAKYTNKIMDTIKGTVTELYTDLSKNTSGNTLAEIRRLRIEIEKLQWLHQQELSEMKHNLELTMAEMRQSLEQERERLMAEVKKQMEVEKQQAVDETKKKQWCANCKKEAIFYCCWNTSYCDYPCQQAHWPEHMKSCTQSATASQQEPESGSTADGPNKASGQSSGQTSPRGTTSAPTDKDSNVEKSKDNVTVSLS; the protein is encoded by the exons ATGGAGATATCTACACGATCCAAAG TTTCGGACCCAGGGTCAGTGGAGCGGGCGGCCCAGAAACGCAAGGTGCCCAGCCCCCCTCACTCGTCTAATGGTCACTCCCCGGCTGAGACTTCCCCCAGTCCggtcaaaaagaagaagaaaccagGAGCGGTCAGCAGCAGTAAAGACCAG TCAGAACTAAGACATGGTCCCTTTTACTATGTGAAGCAGCCAGCACTCACCACAGACCCTGTTGATGTTGTGCCGCAGGACGGCAGAAATGACTTCTACTGCTGGCTGTGCCACCGCGAGGGTCAGGTGCTCTGCTGTGAGCTCTGCCCGAGGGTGTACCACGCCAAGTGCCTCAAACTACCCGCAGAGCCCGAGGGTGACTGGTTCTGCCCTGAATGTGAG AAAATAACAGTTGCAGAGTGCATAGAGACTCAGAGTAAAGCAATGACGATGCTAACAATAGACCAGCTGTCTTACCTGCTAAAGTTTTCACTCCAGAAGATGAAACAGCCAGGT GACCAACCACGCTCGTCATCTCACTCCCCCCATGCAGGCGCCACGCAGAGAAAGGCTTTTAATTGG ACGGAACCCTTCCAGAAGCCAGTATCTCTGGAACAGCATCCAGACTACGCAGAGTATATATTTCACGCCATGGATCTCGGTACATTGGAGAAG AATACAAAAAAGAAAATGTATGGCTGCACTGAAGCTTTCTTGGCAGATGTGAAATGGATTTTACACAACTGCATAATTTATAATGGAG GCAATCATAAGCTTACTGCCACAGCTAAAGTCATAGTGAAAATCTGTGAACATGAG ATGAATGAGATTGAGGTCTGTCCGGAGTGCTATCTGTCAGCTTGCCAAAAGAGAGACAACTGGTTCTGTGAGCCATGC AGTAATCCTCACCCTCTCGTGTGGGCCAAGCTGAAGGGGTTTCCATTCTGGCCTGCCAAAGCACTGCGGGACAAAGACGGGCAGGTGGATGCTCGTTTTTTCGGGCAGCACGACAG GGCGTGGGTCCCCTTAAACAACTGCTACCTCATGTCCAGGGAGATTCCCTTTTCTGTGAAGAAGACTAAGAGCATCTTCAACAGTGCCATGCAGGAGATGGAGGTCTACGTGGAGAACATGAGGAAGAAGTTTGGAGTGTTCAACTATGCCCCCTTCCGGACACCCTACACCCCTGATAACCAGTACCAAATGCTGCTGGATCCTGCCAACCCCTCGTCCGGCTCGGCCCGGCCCGAGAAGCAGGAGAAGATCAAGTTCAACTTTGACATGACTGCATCTCCCAAGATGCCCTTGGCCAGGAGCATGCTGTCTGACGGGGGCGGGGGCATGGGCGGGGTTGGAGGGAGTACAGCCCGGAGGATCTCCCTGACAGATATGCCCCGCTCACCCATGAGCACCAACTCTTCTGCTCACACAGGCTCTGATGGAGAGCTGGATACACCAGACAAGGGCCCGGCTAGAGCCCCAGTCAGCCACTACAGTGCTGGGGAGGAGTCCATGGACTGCACAG CATCACCTGCTTCCACTCGACCTGGTCCTGCCTCTGGTGCCAATGACAGCCCTAAACCGTTCCTCTCCCAGGGTCCTGCTCTAGTCCCCAAGCAGGAGAAAGCAACTCTCACAGGGAGCATCCTTAACCTCAACCTGG ACCGTAGCAAAGCCGAGATGGACCTAAAGGAGTTGAGTGAGACTGTACAGCAGCAACAACAGGGGGCCCCACCAGTCCTCACCTCGCCCAAGAGACAGATCAGGAGCCGCTTCCAGCTCAACCTGGACAAAACCATTGAGAGCTGCAAGGCCCAGCTGG GAATAGATGAGATCTCTGAGGATGTGTATAAGGGAGTAGAACACAGCGACTCAGAGGACTCTGATAAATCAGATTCGAGTGACAGTGATGCCAGCGACGAGGAACAGAAACCTAAGGCAGGCAAACACACAAAGGCCAATGACAAGGGCGAGAAGGACTCTTCCAAGAGGGGATCCAAAGACCCCCTGCCCCCCAGCCTAAATGAGGTCAAAACAAAGGGGCCAGCAACTGCCACGGTAACCATGGGGGATGTGGGGGCACCATCTACTCTCTCTGAATCCTCATCTAAAGAGAATCAGGGTGTACACTCGGACAAAGACCTCCCAGAGGAAGCAAAAGCAGCCCCAGTATCCCCGGCATCCAGAGAGAAGCCCCAGGTGAAGCAGGAGGCTAGGCAGCCCTCTGTGGTGGACGACTCCGACTCTGAGAGGGAACTGGTGATTGACCTGGGGGAGGACCAGGGTGGCAGAGACCGGAAGAAGAGTAGGAAAGATTCACGCGCCACCAAAAATCCACCAGCCAATAAGACAGAGG GTAAAGCCCTGTCAAGTTCCCTTACTCCATCTCAAAACAACACAGCCCATTTCTTAACCCCCAGTATGAAAGATTCATCACATTCTCCACTAGCCATCCCTCTAAACATGGTGTCCTTCACTACTGCTTCTTCCACCACCATcgcccccaccacactccccaaTGCCACACTACCGATGGCCCCCATCACATCCTCCTCTGCCACCACAGCAGTGAAGAAACAGCGCCCTCTGCTGCCCAGGGAGACTGTCCCGGTGGTGCAGCGGGCGGTGGTGTGGAACCCCACCAACAGGTTCCAGACTTCCTCCCAGAAGTGGCACATGCAGAAGGTGCAGCGGCAGCAACAAAATCAGCAGCCAGATACGCCTCAGCTGCAGGCAGCATCACCAGGCCAGCCACAGACAATGCCGCAAACGCCAGCATCTGCAACATCTTCATTGCCACAGCAACCTTCCCAAAGCACGCGGTACCAGACCAGGCAATCTGTCAAAG CTGTCCAGCAGAAAGACCCACCACTCAGTACGTCCACGTCGTCTGTTACCCTGGTGACCAGTACCCCACCCTCTGTGGCCATGATGGCAGCCCCTGGATTAGGTAGTGGCCCCTCCACCCCATCCTCCATGGCAGGGGACTTCCAGATCCCCACCGCATCAGCAGACGTAGCAGCTGACATTGCAAAGTACACTAATAAA ATAATGGATACAATCAAAGGGACTGTGACTGAGCTGTATACAGACCTTTCCAAAAACACTTCAGGGAACACATTAGCAGAG ATTAGACGATTGAGAATTGAAATAGAAAAACTGCAGTGGCTTCATCAACAGGAGCTGTCAGAAATGAAGCACAATCTAG agTTAACCATGGCGGAGATGAGGCAAAGTCTGGAGCAGGAGAGGGAGCGACTGATGGCGGAGGTGAAGAAGCAGATGGAGGTGGAGAAACAACAGGCGGTAGACGAGACCAAGAAGAAGCAGTGGTGTGCCAACTGCAAGAAGGAGGCCATATTCTACTGCTGCTGGAACACCAGCTACTGTGACTATCCCTGCCAGCAAGCCCACTGGCCAGAACACATGAAGTCCTGCACACAATCAG CGACAGCCTCACAGCAAGAGCCTGAGTCGGGGTCCACGGCAGACGGCCCAAAC
- the LOC129851078 gene encoding MYND-type zinc finger-containing chromatin reader ZMYND8-like isoform X1 produces the protein MHPQSLAEEEVTTESDAVEGMEISTRSKVSDPGSVERAAQKRKVPSPPHSSNGHSPAETSPSPVKKKKKPGAVSSSKDQSELRHGPFYYVKQPALTTDPVDVVPQDGRNDFYCWLCHREGQVLCCELCPRVYHAKCLKLPAEPEGDWFCPECEKITVAECIETQSKAMTMLTIDQLSYLLKFSLQKMKQPGDQPRSSSHSPHAGATQRKAFNWTEPFQKPVSLEQHPDYAEYIFHAMDLGTLEKNTKKKMYGCTEAFLADVKWILHNCIIYNGGNHKLTATAKVIVKICEHEMNEIEVCPECYLSACQKRDNWFCEPCSNPHPLVWAKLKGFPFWPAKALRDKDGQVDARFFGQHDRAWVPLNNCYLMSREIPFSVKKTKSIFNSAMQEMEVYVENMRKKFGVFNYAPFRTPYTPDNQYQMLLDPANPSSGSARPEKQEKIKFNFDMTASPKMPLARSMLSDGGGGMGGVGGSTARRISLTDMPRSPMSTNSSAHTGSDGELDTPDKGPARAPVSHYSAGEESMDCTASPASTRPGPASGANDSPKPFLSQGPALVPKQEKATLTGSILNLNLDRSKAEMDLKELSETVQQQQQGAPPVLTSPKRQIRSRFQLNLDKTIESCKAQLGIDEISEDVYKGVEHSDSEDSDKSDSSDSDASDEEQKPKAGKHTKANDKGEKDSSKRGSKDPLPPSLNEVKTKGPATATVTMGDVGAPSTLSESSSKENQGVHSDKDLPEEAKAAPVSPASREKPQVKQEARQPSVVDDSDSERELVIDLGEDQGGRDRKKSRKDSRATKNPPANKTEGKALSSSLTPSQNNTAHFLTPSMKDSSHSPLAIPLNMVSFTTASSTTIAPTTLPNATLPMAPITSSSATTAVKKQRPLLPRETVPVVQRAVVWNPTNRFQTSSQKWHMQKVQRQQQNQQPDTPQLQAASPGQPQTMPQTPASATSSLPQQPSQSTRYQTRQSVKAVQQKDPPLSTSTSSVTLVTSTPPSVAMMAAPGLGSGPSTPSSMAGDFQIPTASADVAADIAKYTNKIMDTIKGTVTELYTDLSKNTSGNTLAEIRRLRIEIEKLQWLHQQELSEMKHNLELTMAEMRQSLEQERERLMAEVKKQMEVEKQQAVDETKKKQWCANCKKEAIFYCCWNTSYCDYPCQQAHWPEHMKSCTQSATASQQEPESGSTADGPNKASGQSSGQTSPRGTTSAPTDKDSNVEKSKDNVTVSLS, from the exons TTTGGCTGAGGAGGAGGTGACGACTGAGTCGGATGCAGTAGAGGGGATGGAGATATCTACACGATCCAAAG TTTCGGACCCAGGGTCAGTGGAGCGGGCGGCCCAGAAACGCAAGGTGCCCAGCCCCCCTCACTCGTCTAATGGTCACTCCCCGGCTGAGACTTCCCCCAGTCCggtcaaaaagaagaagaaaccagGAGCGGTCAGCAGCAGTAAAGACCAG TCAGAACTAAGACATGGTCCCTTTTACTATGTGAAGCAGCCAGCACTCACCACAGACCCTGTTGATGTTGTGCCGCAGGACGGCAGAAATGACTTCTACTGCTGGCTGTGCCACCGCGAGGGTCAGGTGCTCTGCTGTGAGCTCTGCCCGAGGGTGTACCACGCCAAGTGCCTCAAACTACCCGCAGAGCCCGAGGGTGACTGGTTCTGCCCTGAATGTGAG AAAATAACAGTTGCAGAGTGCATAGAGACTCAGAGTAAAGCAATGACGATGCTAACAATAGACCAGCTGTCTTACCTGCTAAAGTTTTCACTCCAGAAGATGAAACAGCCAGGT GACCAACCACGCTCGTCATCTCACTCCCCCCATGCAGGCGCCACGCAGAGAAAGGCTTTTAATTGG ACGGAACCCTTCCAGAAGCCAGTATCTCTGGAACAGCATCCAGACTACGCAGAGTATATATTTCACGCCATGGATCTCGGTACATTGGAGAAG AATACAAAAAAGAAAATGTATGGCTGCACTGAAGCTTTCTTGGCAGATGTGAAATGGATTTTACACAACTGCATAATTTATAATGGAG GCAATCATAAGCTTACTGCCACAGCTAAAGTCATAGTGAAAATCTGTGAACATGAG ATGAATGAGATTGAGGTCTGTCCGGAGTGCTATCTGTCAGCTTGCCAAAAGAGAGACAACTGGTTCTGTGAGCCATGC AGTAATCCTCACCCTCTCGTGTGGGCCAAGCTGAAGGGGTTTCCATTCTGGCCTGCCAAAGCACTGCGGGACAAAGACGGGCAGGTGGATGCTCGTTTTTTCGGGCAGCACGACAG GGCGTGGGTCCCCTTAAACAACTGCTACCTCATGTCCAGGGAGATTCCCTTTTCTGTGAAGAAGACTAAGAGCATCTTCAACAGTGCCATGCAGGAGATGGAGGTCTACGTGGAGAACATGAGGAAGAAGTTTGGAGTGTTCAACTATGCCCCCTTCCGGACACCCTACACCCCTGATAACCAGTACCAAATGCTGCTGGATCCTGCCAACCCCTCGTCCGGCTCGGCCCGGCCCGAGAAGCAGGAGAAGATCAAGTTCAACTTTGACATGACTGCATCTCCCAAGATGCCCTTGGCCAGGAGCATGCTGTCTGACGGGGGCGGGGGCATGGGCGGGGTTGGAGGGAGTACAGCCCGGAGGATCTCCCTGACAGATATGCCCCGCTCACCCATGAGCACCAACTCTTCTGCTCACACAGGCTCTGATGGAGAGCTGGATACACCAGACAAGGGCCCGGCTAGAGCCCCAGTCAGCCACTACAGTGCTGGGGAGGAGTCCATGGACTGCACAG CATCACCTGCTTCCACTCGACCTGGTCCTGCCTCTGGTGCCAATGACAGCCCTAAACCGTTCCTCTCCCAGGGTCCTGCTCTAGTCCCCAAGCAGGAGAAAGCAACTCTCACAGGGAGCATCCTTAACCTCAACCTGG ACCGTAGCAAAGCCGAGATGGACCTAAAGGAGTTGAGTGAGACTGTACAGCAGCAACAACAGGGGGCCCCACCAGTCCTCACCTCGCCCAAGAGACAGATCAGGAGCCGCTTCCAGCTCAACCTGGACAAAACCATTGAGAGCTGCAAGGCCCAGCTGG GAATAGATGAGATCTCTGAGGATGTGTATAAGGGAGTAGAACACAGCGACTCAGAGGACTCTGATAAATCAGATTCGAGTGACAGTGATGCCAGCGACGAGGAACAGAAACCTAAGGCAGGCAAACACACAAAGGCCAATGACAAGGGCGAGAAGGACTCTTCCAAGAGGGGATCCAAAGACCCCCTGCCCCCCAGCCTAAATGAGGTCAAAACAAAGGGGCCAGCAACTGCCACGGTAACCATGGGGGATGTGGGGGCACCATCTACTCTCTCTGAATCCTCATCTAAAGAGAATCAGGGTGTACACTCGGACAAAGACCTCCCAGAGGAAGCAAAAGCAGCCCCAGTATCCCCGGCATCCAGAGAGAAGCCCCAGGTGAAGCAGGAGGCTAGGCAGCCCTCTGTGGTGGACGACTCCGACTCTGAGAGGGAACTGGTGATTGACCTGGGGGAGGACCAGGGTGGCAGAGACCGGAAGAAGAGTAGGAAAGATTCACGCGCCACCAAAAATCCACCAGCCAATAAGACAGAGG GTAAAGCCCTGTCAAGTTCCCTTACTCCATCTCAAAACAACACAGCCCATTTCTTAACCCCCAGTATGAAAGATTCATCACATTCTCCACTAGCCATCCCTCTAAACATGGTGTCCTTCACTACTGCTTCTTCCACCACCATcgcccccaccacactccccaaTGCCACACTACCGATGGCCCCCATCACATCCTCCTCTGCCACCACAGCAGTGAAGAAACAGCGCCCTCTGCTGCCCAGGGAGACTGTCCCGGTGGTGCAGCGGGCGGTGGTGTGGAACCCCACCAACAGGTTCCAGACTTCCTCCCAGAAGTGGCACATGCAGAAGGTGCAGCGGCAGCAACAAAATCAGCAGCCAGATACGCCTCAGCTGCAGGCAGCATCACCAGGCCAGCCACAGACAATGCCGCAAACGCCAGCATCTGCAACATCTTCATTGCCACAGCAACCTTCCCAAAGCACGCGGTACCAGACCAGGCAATCTGTCAAAG CTGTCCAGCAGAAAGACCCACCACTCAGTACGTCCACGTCGTCTGTTACCCTGGTGACCAGTACCCCACCCTCTGTGGCCATGATGGCAGCCCCTGGATTAGGTAGTGGCCCCTCCACCCCATCCTCCATGGCAGGGGACTTCCAGATCCCCACCGCATCAGCAGACGTAGCAGCTGACATTGCAAAGTACACTAATAAA ATAATGGATACAATCAAAGGGACTGTGACTGAGCTGTATACAGACCTTTCCAAAAACACTTCAGGGAACACATTAGCAGAG ATTAGACGATTGAGAATTGAAATAGAAAAACTGCAGTGGCTTCATCAACAGGAGCTGTCAGAAATGAAGCACAATCTAG agTTAACCATGGCGGAGATGAGGCAAAGTCTGGAGCAGGAGAGGGAGCGACTGATGGCGGAGGTGAAGAAGCAGATGGAGGTGGAGAAACAACAGGCGGTAGACGAGACCAAGAAGAAGCAGTGGTGTGCCAACTGCAAGAAGGAGGCCATATTCTACTGCTGCTGGAACACCAGCTACTGTGACTATCCCTGCCAGCAAGCCCACTGGCCAGAACACATGAAGTCCTGCACACAATCAG CGACAGCCTCACAGCAAGAGCCTGAGTCGGGGTCCACGGCAGACGGCCCAAAC